GGACTCAATGAAAAATATAATTGTTGGAATGCAAGGTTAAGTTGACAAGCAGGATGTGACAGTGTGACATTTAAGGAGTACTAATTTCATTATGCTTCATTTCTGGATTTATTGTTACTGCTAAGGAGAATTGTTCATCTTTGCTGATCATGTTGCCTCGGATCCACACTTTTCGCTCATGTTACCCACTGTTTTTTCCCCAATGCCAAACTCCTGGGTCTCATCCCCTTATCTTTTAGAGATGTTTAAGATCCTACCCCACTGTTGACCCATcttagtttatttgttttttaacttCAAGCATCTGTGCCCAAGCGCAAGGCTCAATACTTTGTTTATTGCAAGTCAGTTTGTAAAGACATCACTCCTGGAAAGCTGAGGGTTTGTTGTTCACGCTGTAATGAAGGTGCGATGGTTCTTTATCAGGTGATTATTTATTTTGATGACATTGCATCATATTCATCGCTTAAAAGTATTTtggatcattttattttaattcttgTGTTAAGTGGTTATAGCTGCTCTTTCGTAAATCTGTTGACTGTCTCTTTTCTAAGGTCATGGTCCAAAGCCATTAGAACATTAATTCAACAAATTAACACTCTCTCGGTAAAAATTTTGCAACTAGAAATTTCGGCTTGAGCAGTTGttccacaataattatttgaccATGGCTGTAGTTAATAAATTCACTGTCTGTGCCCTTATGTTTTGCAATGGCAATACatgcatttattttcatttttcatttatttcacttaGGGCCCAAGCAGCTGGGATGATGTATTGAAGCCAAGGAGAATTAGAGGATCATGCAAAACTCCTGCCTGCAATGGAGACACCGCGGTATGATGTTATGGAGTTGGTGTTATGTACATTGACTTGGCCACTTTCTCGTTATACATTCCTTTACCCTTCACCCTGATTTGATAGTGAATGGTGCATTGCaggttttcttctttaaatgtGCAAGACACCCAGCAGCTGAGGGTGACAGATGTGTTGCTCTTCCTTTAATTCATTCAAACACCAGGGATATAATCTGCATAACCTGTACAGAGATCAAGTAAGTACCTCTCTTTCAAAGCAAATCATCGCCCACTTCCCTTCCCCCTAAATGTTACAAACAGATCTAAAAATGCATGTGAATAGCTGCACGATGATTGCATCTACCTAAAAAATAAAGCTACCCCTTAAATTTACCTTACTGCTAGAAACAGGTAGCAAATGCTGAGAGTCattttgtgttggatgtcaaatttGTGTGTACATTTAATTACATGCCTTCTTGACCTGTAAGTGGAACGTCTTTACCTTACCCAGCAATGCTTACAGGCTAAGCAAGCAGGTAAGGTTATTTAAGAGTTATATATTGTATGGCTAAACTGCAAGTAAATTTATGCAGAGTTGCTAAAAAACTCTTGCATGTGTTGATACTACAAGATGTGCAGGCTATTTCTTTCTTCATCACTCATTTCTCTTGTAATCTAATGATAGGCTTGTTGGCAACCTCACTATTACATTTTCAGGGGACTGTGAAATGTGAGGCAAGCATGATGTTATGCCACTTATTTATTTGAGTTTCCATTCTTGTGTCACTGGTACATAAATTCTCTCACAAATCAGAGAGTTTCTCAGAGGGAAAGCCAATGTGGTTTTTGGACTGAGGCTCTAAGCTGCTGCCTCTTTTTGTTTAATCATCAAGGATGGTAATGCTGTGGATCAATAAAAGCTAGGAAAAGTAATTTTTCTCAACTCTCTGATTGTTCAGTGGTATGTTATTAGTGAAATGCTGTTTGTAACAGTATTTGTAATTGTTCTAGTCAGGCCTGGGCTATTGGCTTTTGTGCATTTTGTTTGCATACTGTAATAATCACCGTTTGTAACAGTATTTGTAATTGCTTCCAGTCAGGCCTGGGCTATTGgcttttgtatattttgtttgCATACTGTACCATAATAATTACCGTTTATAACAATATTTATAATGGTTTCCAGTCAGGCCTGGGCTATTCAATGGCTTTTATGTATGCAAACATCAGCAGCTCAGGCCTGACTGGAAACAATATTATGCATTTCACTAATAACATGCCACTGAACAATCAGAGAGTTGAGAAAAATTGAGTTGTGCTAATTGATAAGGGGAGGCAATGTGTCCCAGTTGCTTTAGCACTCCtccttcccttcccttccctgAAACCACCAAAtgggtttttttctttgatccCAAATTAAACTCCAGCCCTCTTTGATAGTAGCCAACTGTTTAACCCCTTCGAATTGGGTTTCTTAATGCTGCTGCGTTTATGTTAAATGTTACTTTCAATACAGGGCCCCAAAAGGTATAAATTTACAGGTTCTTTACTCTTTTTGTTCTTACTCATGACTTATAGGGAGTCTGTTTTGGTTTTTCCATGCCcggataaacatgctatgtgcCTGGATTGCTTTGGAACTTACTGCACAGTTAAACTGAACGACAGACAGTTTGTACAAACTAATGATCATGGATACACTTTACCATGTCCAGGCACAGCAGGTGAGTTGAAGCAGTTAACTTCCTGAGTAGGGGCATGCTCTCCTTTGACTTGAATAACAATCACAGCGTCGGCGATAACAGTGAACATTTCATTTGGACCTCTTCTGGGTCATTTCTAAACTTTAGTAAGGTATCAAAAATTAGCCtacatttgaaaatgaaataatgaaaaacaCTGATCCTATACAAATCAGACACAGCTGGTCCCtgcctcatcatcatcatcatcattggttACACTCTCTCCACCATGTTAGCTGTTGCTTCCGATCTGGTTGGCCATGTGGGCCTGAGAGTTGGCTCTGGTGCGTTTTTTGCGTAAATGCGGGAATTGTTGCCGCAGAACCTGTTGAAATGTTGACCGATTAAGCATTTTCTTGATTAGGCCTGGCCTTGTGGATGACACTGATTTGACTTGTTTTAATTGCTGACGATTTCCACTACTTTATTTCTGCTTCTTAACTGCCTAATATGAGCTCATTAACGGTTTAGATAGTCTATTGTCTTTTGACAGGAGCAAGATCATCTTCAAGTTCAttctttcttaaacattttccCTATCTCCTTTAGCACATCCAGTGTAAATTGTTGATATCTGCTTTCAGCTTCCAGCTGTTGTTGAAGAATTCTTTTGAATAAGTCCTCTTCCCTCTTGCGACTGTCTTCTAAAAATTCCCTCAAAATAGCGATCATGCTGATATCCTCCTGCCGACTCTGTGCCATTTTAACTGGTCTGGGATTTTTTCGGGGTTTTTTCCTCACCGGTGATGGGTCATTGGGTGTGCTGTGCCAATATGCATGTGACCTCTTATGGCTGACAAGAGGCACATCTTCTGTGTAACTGTCATCGTCTGATGATTCATCTTCGCTAACGACACTCTGCGCCGCTATTACTCCTGGAATTGTTGCCACAGTTGAGGTCTGTGGAATTCCTCCGCTGTATACCTGCACTGGAACTGGTAATTGCCCCCCTTGAGTTGATATTGGAGCATTCAATGGCGTGGTTGGAGGCGCTGGGGCGATGGGTCGTAAGGGTTTAGGTGTCGTATTATCGGGGGGGATGTTAATGTGCGTTGCAGGAGTGGCGGTAACAATTGTTGCAGTACTGGCTGAGGTGTCACCAGAAAAGGAATTTATCTCGGCAGGAATGTTAATTCGTACCACATCTTCATGATTAAATGGAACACCTTTGTTGTCGATAATCTCCTTCAAGATGTCATGATATGAAAACGAATGGGGCAACTGATCCTTGGTCCTGTTGTACTCGGCAAGTAGATTCTTTATTCGCACTTTACACTGATTTCCCGTCCTGGGACCAAGTGAACAATGTGCCACTCGTCTATTAAACTCTCGTGCAATCATGTTCCATTCTTGGTAGTTTCGCTTTTTACCTTTAATAAGTCGGTAGTTTGCCCTCCATAACCCTAGCAAGGTCATAGTTTCTGCGTCAGACCACCGTGATGAGTTCACTGTCCCAGCAACTTCTTCACCACTTCCCTCGGGTTTCGACCCTACAGCATGCTGTTGCACAGGCAAGTCAATCTGAACCACCGTTGGcttctccccctcccccacagTCATCGCACTCGCCATGGTAACCATCAAAGACTGAGTTTGAATGGAAGGGAAATggccattgttttctttgatacaagctttctgaaaaaaaatacCGGTAAccatagtttttttcattcaGGCTCATTGATAGCTACTTCCCATTTATTAgcaccaaaaaaaaatgggaagcaaagagcatacatgtacattcactttataaatatttttgtttttcggccatttcaacttcaGTAGAAATAAAACGCACACGGCAGAAATGAACACAGTGAATAAACTTTTTTATATGTTTTATAATGCGAAGTTTGTTCACTATGTTTCATACATTCACTTTATTTTTGATTTCCTATTTCAgaactttctctttttttactcGAGCAGTCTAGAAATGTGAGTCAATGATTAGGttagttttaaaagaaactgcTGCATCGGTGGAGGGTTGAAacatgaaatttgcattttggtctcacttagggtgttctgggcaaaaacCCCATCATATATAGCCTTGAAGGTCTTGTTTAGGGTTGCACATGAAGAAATATaacaatataataaatataagcATGGGATGTGGCTCAACCCCTTTAAGTGCCCCAAGCTTATTATCAACTTTTTGCAACTGTCCCCCTTGGCTTGTTACAGCTCTTGGGACCACTATTAAAAGTGTGTCTACTTACATATTAGTGAAAACCTAACCTGGAATAtgcatattaataatattacatAGTTAAGAAGGCTAACAAGCGACTTTATGCTATCAGACTCCTGAAAAAATCAGGAGGAGAAATCAATGACCTTCAGATCTACTGTTTGCTTATAAGATCAGTCTTGGAATATGCCTCGCCAGCGTGGTCTGACTTACCAGATTattgggtttgcataactgtctcgaattctcccaactccccttcatgtttagatgaggctaatgtacacacggaaaaagtcctctattgcttaaatatattGTTTTAGATGTGGTCTCTTTTAGGAGTCGAAAAAGCACCaggccacgcctagattggtctccttgagtggtttatttcaaaatttctgCCGAACATCCCTGCCCCTCTATATGCAAAGACCTccgcccgccccccccccccccccctcaaacaGGCATACGAGTGGATAAAGGTCTAAATTAACCACCTTAAAAAAGATTAGTGAGTCTTAGACACTATTCGCTCTGGCCAAGAGATGACACTCAAAAAGTGCCAGCTCACAAATCTTTCTTATGGTGGTTAATTTACCTTCATCAACTCGTATGAAAAAATCAAAGTTTCATGTTTTAGAAGAAGGGTGTCCAGTGAACCGAGGCCCTTCCACACTTCTTTCTCTCAGGTCCCTGCACTCAAATATTTGGGTGCCTGTGAAATCTTtgcttgtttttcttcatttgttgacAAAAGCACTTAAAGGGGATATGCAGTGCAGttgattttgtgtagttttaccaattatgccccccccccccccccactatG
Above is a window of Montipora capricornis isolate CH-2021 chromosome 6, ASM3666992v2, whole genome shotgun sequence DNA encoding:
- the LOC138054502 gene encoding uncharacterized protein is translated as MVTMASAMTVGEGEKPTVVQIDLPVQQHAVGSKPEGSGEEVAGTVNSSRWSDAETMTLLGLWRANYRLIKGKKRNYQEWNMIAREFNRRVAHCSLGPRTGNQCKVRIKNLLAEYNRTKDQLPHSFSYHDILKEIIDNKGVPFNHEDVVRINIPAEINSFSGDTSASTATIVTATPATHINIPPDNTTPKPLRPIAPAPPTTPLNAPISTQGGQLPVPVQVYSGGIPQTSTVATIPGVIAAQSVVSEDESSDDDSYTEDVPLVSHKRSHAYWHSTPNDPSPVRKKPRKNPRPVKMAQSRQEDISMIAILREFLEDSRKREEDLFKRILQQQLEAESRYQQFTLDVLKEIGKMFKKE